The Mucilaginibacter mallensis genome has a segment encoding these proteins:
- a CDS encoding BamA/TamA family outer membrane protein, protein MRPYLTLSLFTGILLLSITVFAQQSPQGIPLKKIMPEGQQNKPADTTSVKGSSQKDLPDVIRKLFHGKATSEVDSITTKPQISVVPAIGYTLVSRLALVLSGNVAFRTGPNSRVSTIVGSTSYTQNKQFTLPIQTNIWSKDNQWDFVGDYRFLKYPQDTYGLGSSSNISNVDPMDYFFVRFYEIVLRHISGNFYAGGGYIFDDHFNISQSGNTNAKVSDYTLYGPSDRTVSSGFTFNGLYDSRDNAINPSKGGYINLEFRTSTKFTGSASNWESIVLDMRKYYNFPEGSDNILALWSYDWIILSGKPGYLDLPSTGWDANSATGRGYIQGRFRGTQMVYAESEYRFKLTSNGLLGGVVFLNAESLSAAQGTKLQAIQPAYGPGLRIKLNKVSKTNITVDYGFGSQGSNGLFIDVGEAF, encoded by the coding sequence ATGAGGCCCTACCTTACGTTAAGCTTATTTACTGGTATCTTATTATTAAGCATAACGGTATTTGCACAGCAGTCTCCGCAAGGTATTCCGCTTAAAAAGATAATGCCCGAGGGGCAGCAAAATAAGCCTGCTGATACTACAAGTGTAAAAGGGAGTTCGCAAAAAGATCTTCCTGATGTGATCAGAAAGCTATTTCATGGCAAGGCTACTTCTGAAGTTGATTCCATTACCACAAAACCCCAGATATCGGTAGTGCCTGCTATAGGTTATACATTGGTATCACGTTTGGCATTGGTATTATCAGGCAATGTGGCTTTCAGAACAGGGCCAAATTCAAGGGTATCAACCATTGTAGGGAGCACAAGCTATACGCAAAATAAGCAGTTCACCTTACCGATACAAACCAATATATGGTCAAAGGATAATCAATGGGATTTTGTTGGTGATTACCGTTTTCTAAAATATCCGCAGGATACCTATGGCCTGGGGAGCAGCTCAAATATCAGCAATGTTGATCCTATGGATTATTTCTTTGTACGCTTTTATGAAATTGTACTCAGGCACATAAGTGGTAATTTTTACGCGGGTGGGGGCTATATATTTGATGACCATTTTAACATATCACAAAGCGGTAATACAAACGCCAAAGTATCTGATTATACGCTTTACGGCCCGTCCGATCGCACGGTATCATCGGGCTTTACATTTAATGGTTTGTATGATTCGCGCGATAATGCGATTAACCCATCCAAGGGCGGCTATATAAACCTGGAGTTTCGTACCAGCACTAAATTTACCGGTAGTGCTAGTAACTGGGAGTCGATAGTTCTCGATATGCGTAAATATTATAATTTCCCCGAGGGATCTGATAATATATTGGCTTTATGGAGTTATGACTGGATAATATTAAGTGGTAAGCCAGGTTATCTTGATTTGCCCAGCACCGGCTGGGATGCTAACTCAGCCACAGGCAGGGGGTATATACAGGGCAGGTTCAGAGGGACACAAATGGTATATGCTGAGAGCGAATACAGGTTTAAATTAACCAGTAATGGTTTATTAGGCGGCGTAGTTTTTCTTAATGCGGAATCTTTATCGGCTGCACAGGGCACAAAATTACAGGCTATACAACCCGCATATGGGCCGGGCCTGCGTATTAAACTTAATAAAGTATCAAAAACCAATATTACTGTTGATTATGGTTTTGGCAGCCAGGGTTCAAATGGCTTATTTATTGATGTTGGCGAAGCTTTCTAA
- a CDS encoding DUF922 domain-containing protein, protein MKFSLLKAICVVALCLFLGQKATAQDYRKLTIDDFQGAPHSAGDGVIAYTNCSIDFRYEATRQRGYYQLNFHIRLLMNRNRSWMDKSKVTSPEMLSEILRHEQGHYFIAYMEQQELLRAVSQTIFQADYQYVAQEIFNRIDAKYKQLNTDYDTDTQHMVNREQQNSWNAYFQKRMAYMPSGS, encoded by the coding sequence ATGAAATTTAGCTTATTGAAGGCAATATGTGTTGTTGCCTTATGCCTGTTTTTAGGGCAAAAGGCAACAGCACAAGATTACCGCAAATTAACTATTGACGATTTTCAGGGTGCACCCCATTCAGCTGGTGATGGTGTTATTGCCTATACCAACTGTAGCATTGATTTTCGTTATGAGGCTACCCGGCAGCGTGGTTATTACCAGCTAAATTTTCATATCAGATTGCTGATGAACCGGAACAGATCATGGATGGATAAAAGCAAGGTGACTTCGCCTGAAATGCTGTCAGAAATACTAAGACATGAGCAGGGGCATTATTTTATAGCTTATATGGAGCAGCAGGAGTTATTGCGGGCAGTAAGTCAAACTATTTTCCAAGCGGATTATCAGTATGTTGCGCAGGAAATCTTTAACCGCATAGATGCCAAATACAAGCAGCTTAATACTGATTACGATACGGATACCCAACACATGGTAAACCGCGAGCAACAAAACAGCTGGAATGCCTATTTCCAAAAACGGATGGCCTATATGCCCTCGGGAAGTTAA